The Priestia megaterium NBRC 15308 = ATCC 14581 region GATTAATCAGTGGATAATAATCTTCTTTATGCTTAAGCTCAATTCCCACAAGTGCCGGTCCGCTGTCTTTGTTATTCTTTTTCGTATACTCAAAGCGCGAAATATCGTCTGTCGGTCCAAGCACTTCGTCTAGAAACTCACGAAGAGCTCCTGCGCGCTGAGGAAAATTAACGATAAAATAATGCTGTAATCCTTCATAAATCATTGAACGTTCTTTGATTTCTTGCATACGTCCAATGTCATTGTTTCCTCCGCTGATGACGCAAACAACCGTTTTCCCTTTAATTTGCTCACGGTATGAGTCAAGAGCAGCAATCGAAAGAGCTCCTGCTGGTTCTGCTACAATCGCATTTTCATTGTATAGAGATAAAATGGTTGTACAAACCTTGCCTTCAGGAACAACTACAATATCGTCCACAAGTTCTTTACTGATGTCATACGGAAGCGTTCCAACTGTTTTAACAGCTGCTCCGTCTACAAATGGATCGATTGCCGGTAGCGTCACTACATTTCCATTTGCTAAAGATGTCTGCATACCAGGCGCGCCTGCTGGTTCTACCCCAATCACAGCTGTTTGAGGCGAGATGCTTTTTACGTATGTGCCGACACCGGAAATTAATCCGCCCCCGCCGATACCCGCAAATACGTAGTCAATTTCATCTTCACAGTCATTGAACATTTCAACGGCTACTGTACCCTGTCCTGCAATAACGTCTACATCATTAAATGGGTGAATAAATGTTCGATGTTCCTCTTCACTGCATGCAATAGCTTGTTCATAAGAATCATCAAACGTATCTCCGATTAGTACGACCTTTACGTTATCTTTGCCTAAAAATTTCACTTGATTAATTTTTTGGCGCGGCGTTGTGCTCGGCATAAAGATTTTACCATCGATGTTTAAATGACGGCACGCATATGCTACACCTTGTGCGTGGTTTCCTGCACTTGCACAGGCAATTCCATTTTCTAATTCTTCTGGGGATAACTTTTTGATTCGATTGTACGCACCGCGAATTTTAAATGAGCGCACCACCTGTAAATCCTCACGTTTTAAATAGATATTACATTCATATCGTTCAGACAAAACGTCATTACGCTGTAGTGGTGTATGCACAACAACATCTTTAATCAATTGATTTGCAATCATGATGTCCTCTAAATGTACGTGTTTTGTTCGATTATCTACTTGTTGTTTCATAACCAACTTCCTTCCTCTTCTACCATTATTAATTTGTACATTATATCACAAAAAATTTAGAAAAATCATTATTTTTCATTAATAATAACTAAAAAAACTTTTCCAACTATTTTACTGTCCACATACTTTACATATGTTTAGCAAACGCTAAATAGACTTACAAAATTGCCCATACTTTCTACATGCAGCTGATGCGATAACAGGTATAAATTAAGAAAGGTTGTGGAATAAATGGAGTTTTCACTTCAAAGTCTTGAAAGTGCCGTTCCGTGCGAAATAGTTGCAGATGAAGAAAACGATAGATACATGCTTCGCAAAGCAGATACGAGCGGAGAAATTTTTAATACACCAAGCGAGCTGATTCAATGGATTGAAGCTAACTGGAGCCCTGAACAGTTTGTGAGCCCAGCGGCTTTTCACGAAATGATGAAGCAATTAAAATCAATATAAAAAGAGATTGAAACATAACGAAATCAATCTAAAGACGAATAAATGGAGTATAGAAGCTAGCTAGTAAGGGGTGCTTGTTACACCGCATTTGATTTCCATGCGAGACTTTGCTTTCCGCGGGCGGCCGGTGAGCCTCCACTCAACTGCTAAAAGCACCTACATACATGAAATCTACCTTCATCCTTATAATGAAAAGATCCGAACGATTCAACGTTCGGATCTTTCTTCGACTAACATACTTTGTCCCAGACTCGCGTTTTTTATAAACAAAAGAGATCAGCTTCGCTCGTATACGGTAAAATAATACGTGTAGGGATTTTTTTCATCTTTAATTCCTTGCTGCTTCGAAATAACTTTCCATTCGCTCAGATCAATCGCAGGAAAATGTGTATCTCCTTCAAAGGATTCTTCAATATGCGTAATATAAAGTCGGTTTGCAACGTCTAATGTTTGTTCATACAGAGTAGCTCCGCCAATCACGAAGAGCTCGTCTTCTTTTTCAGCATCTAATGCTTCTAGTTCCTCAACTGAATGAATAACGGTTGCTCCTTCTTGCTGATAATCTTTTTGACGCGTAAGAACCACATTTTCGCGATTAGGA contains the following coding sequences:
- the ilvA gene encoding threonine ammonia-lyase IlvA, whose protein sequence is MKQQVDNRTKHVHLEDIMIANQLIKDVVVHTPLQRNDVLSERYECNIYLKREDLQVVRSFKIRGAYNRIKKLSPEELENGIACASAGNHAQGVAYACRHLNIDGKIFMPSTTPRQKINQVKFLGKDNVKVVLIGDTFDDSYEQAIACSEEEHRTFIHPFNDVDVIAGQGTVAVEMFNDCEDEIDYVFAGIGGGGLISGVGTYVKSISPQTAVIGVEPAGAPGMQTSLANGNVVTLPAIDPFVDGAAVKTVGTLPYDISKELVDDIVVVPEGKVCTTILSLYNENAIVAEPAGALSIAALDSYREQIKGKTVVCVISGGNNDIGRMQEIKERSMIYEGLQHYFIVNFPQRAGALREFLDEVLGPTDDISRFEYTKKNNKDSGPALVGIELKHKEDYYPLINRMDKKGFPYTEINKESNLFHLFI
- a CDS encoding dihydrofolate reductase; this translates as MISLIVAMDQNRLIGKENDLPWRLPEDLKYFKRITTSHTIVMGRKTFESIGRPLPNRENVVLTRQKDYQQEGATVIHSVEELEALDAEKEDELFVIGGATLYEQTLDVANRLYITHIEESFEGDTHFPAIDLSEWKVISKQQGIKDEKNPYTYYFTVYERS